DNA from Canis lupus familiaris isolate Mischka breed German Shepherd chromosome 9, alternate assembly UU_Cfam_GSD_1.0, whole genome shotgun sequence:
TCATGTGTGactccacatcctctccctgGTCCAAAGCAGCCACCAGTCCTGGCGGCCTCCCCATCCGCCTGCCTTGTGACCAGCCCTCCTGCAAGATGGCAGCAGGCTCCTTTCCCATTTATGGGGCCACCCAGTTTtgctcccctctgccctgcaTACCTTGTTCTTCCCAGAAATTTTTCCCCCACAAGACCTAAGCAGTCAGTCAACAGAAGATACACATGGTCTTTCTAGCATAGTAGCTGCAGCAGTGAATGGTCAGAATTGGCTTTCAGGCCCCACACTACACCCTGTCTGATGAGAACAGGGTCTCAGACCTGTTGCACTGAACCTTGTGCCCTGCCACCGCCCCCGTGAGGCCTCAGCGGGAGCCCAGCCCCTGTCACCCAGAGGAACAAGAGAGTGCATGCAGGCCTAAGCCCACCATGTGATACTTCTGGAGgcctatttgtttttgtttttaaaataatagatttttgtttgtttgtttgtttgtttgttttagtacaGTTTTAGAGTGACATAAGAGCTGAACCTTTCTGTTGGGTCCTGATTCCTGCAGATGGGGCAGGGTCAGGCAGTTTCTGAGGTAGTCCATCCCATGTTGTGAGCAACCTGCCTCCCAGCCAGGTGTGCCAACACTTGGTGCCAgagaggcctggcctggcctAATGGAGTCCATTGCCTGTCTCCCCACAGTTCTGGAGAAGCGGATCACACTGTCCTCCTGCCTACTGGAGGCCTCAGCTACATCCAGGGCCCCACCAGACATAGCCTTATCCACAAGACTGTAGGACAGTGCCTGGAAGCCACAGCGCAGAGGATGCCTGACATAGAGGCCTTGGTCATCCCCCAGGAAAACATCAGGGTGACCTTTGCCCAGCTCCAAGAGGAGGTGAGCCCTGCTCTTAAACCTTCAAAGTGGGCAAGTGCTACCCCCCAGCCTGTGCAGGCTTGGGGGAGCTGCAGGAGCCGTACCTGCTGTGGGACAGGGGGATGGGACTGCCTGAGGACCCCAAGGGATGGCAGGAGAATGGGacagggcagagacagaaggggCCTGATGTCACCTGCATGGATCCCACCTGGGATACTTAGCCCCCGGCCCACTGAGGCCTGGGAATTGACCTGTTCCATGTTCCCAGGGTGTTCTGATATGAACCCCTGGGCGAAGAGCTGAGGTGGGAGTCACAGGCCCCTTCCTGCTTACCCGCATCTCACCCCTGTGCTCTGTCTGTTTACACCAGGTGGACAAGGCTGCTTCTGGGCTCCTGAGTATCGGTCTCTGCAAGGGCGACCGGCTGGGCATGTGGGGACCCAACTCCTATGCATGGGTGCTCCTACAGCTGGCCACCGCTCGGGCGGGCATCATTCTGGTGAGCAGGGGCTTGCCCGACACAGCTGGGTAGGTAGGGAGTCCACAATTCAGCGGGGAGTCCCCAGCTCCTTGGCCTCCAAACCATCAGTACCCAGCTGGTTTCACACAGGATGGTGCTTTCTCGTGAAGCCTACCAAGGAGGCCCAGAAGTATAGGACACTGCCTCTGATGACATGGCGTTTCTGTGCCTCCTAAGAATGGAGAGGCAGCGAGAGGGAAGGGGTCTAGCCGAGACACTGACCAACACACCCTCACTGTCTCCACTAGGTGTCTGTGAACCCAGCCTATCAGGCTATGGAGCTAGAGTATGCTCTCAAGAAGGTAGGACCCCCTCCTAGGGAAGGGCCCTGGCCAGCACAGCCAGACAGTTGATGGGAGGGAGGTTGGGGAGGGCATGCACAAGTGGGTGACACCCAGTGTCTGTCCTTCCTTGGGTCTGtatgggtgggaggggagggtgatTGGTCAGACACAAGGCTGGTGTGTGTGTTGAGGTGGTACACGTGTCTTTGAGGGTGGTAGTGCATGTGTGaggtggtgtgtatgtgtgagagagcaACTGTTAGTAATGACTACCCTGGAGCTGCTGCCTGGGCTTCCTGCTAACTGTTTTggttgttgggggggggggctccaccTCCACAGGTAGGTTGCAAAGCTCTCGCTTTCCCCAAGCAATTCAAGACTCAGCAATACTATAACATCTTGAAGCAGATCTGTCCAGAGTTGGAGAAGGCCCAGCCAGGGTCCTTGAAGAGTCAGAGGTGAGGGTGTCCCATATAGGAAAGGGTGCCTTGTGTGGCCCCCTGGTATCCCCCTGCCTCCAAGCCCAGGGATGAGGCTCCTATCAGCCTGGGCCCTGACTCTCACGACCTTCCCTAAACCCAGGCTCCCAGAACTGACCACAGTCATCTCGGTGGACGACCCTTTGCCGGGGACCCTGCTCCTGGATGAGGTGGTAGAAACTGGAAGCAAAGAGCAGCATCTGGCCCAGCTCCGGTACACCCAGCAGTTCCTGTCCTGCCATGATCCCATCAACATCCAGTTTACCTCGGTAGGGCAGAGGTCTCCAGGCTCCACACGCAGGCTAGCATGCtagcccctcctcacccctgtgACCCTTCCACAAGAACAAGGAGATGACCGAGGAAGTCTGGAGTGCAGAGACTCTTCTCCTGGGGCCAGCCTTAGCTATCCTCTCTGCCCTGGAAAACATTGGCCACTGGTGTCCTTGTCCCACACACACCACCCTCTTCCCTGGGTCCTGTAATCCTCAGCACAGGGGCAGATGCGCTGGGCCACCAAAGACCAGAGCTGATAGATCCACCTCCTTATTTAgcggatgaggaaactgaggcccagagtgggaatCTGCTGGTGGGCCACAGTGTTCTCTGAGCCATATTTATGAGGGGCATAAGGACAGAGACCTTTTCTGCCACCTTTCTGGATCCtaatacctggcacatggtaaatgttTGTGAGCACAGACTCGGAATGAAGGGACCTGAGGCAGTAGTCTTAGTCTCCTGCTGCCCAGTTCCAGGGCTCTCCCATACAGTGTCCCAGAgtgggaaggagatggggaaCAGGAGGCCAAGCATCACCTGCTTGTCTTCTCAGGGGACGACAGGCAATCCTAAGGGGGCCACCCTCTCCCACTACAACATTGTCAACAACTCCAACCTGATAGGGGATCGTCTGAAGATGCACCTGAAGGTGAGGGTGGCTAGCCCAGGCCCTCCTGGGGATGGGGAAACCGTGCAGGCTAGGGGCACTGGCTCCTGGGGCTTCTGGCTCCGGGACAGAACCAGCTTCCTGCCTCCATCTCCAGCCGCCAGAGGAGAAACGGATGATCCTGCCCAGCCCCTTGTACCACTGCCTGGGTTCTGTAGGGGGCACAATGGTGAGCGTGATGTATGGTACCACCTTAATCCTCTCTTCTCCGACCTTTAATGGCAAGAAAGCACTGGAGGCCATCAGCAAAGAGAGGTGAGCATCAGTGGGCAGCCCCCTGGGGGCTGATGAGCCCCTGATACTTTTCAGAGCCTCCCCCACCTTTAGCCCAGAGAAATGGAGACCAGGGGTAGTGGGGGACGCCCAGGGGAAGACCAGTCCCTGCCTCCAAAAAGCTCATCCTTCTTGTTTCCCACATGAGGGGTCTTGGCCCTTACTGCAGGTTCAGGGTGGGACAGGTGAGAACAGGGAGTTCCCTTCCCCTTCCGAGCCTGATTTTGAGATTCCTCCCCCACCttacacagaggctccttcctgTATGGCACCCCCACAATGTTCGTGGACATTCTGAACCAGCCAGACTTCTCCAGTTATGACATCTCGACCATTCGTGGAGGTGGGATAGGGCCAAGGGTGGCCAGGCCAGGAGTGGCCTGGTGAGCTGAACATGTGCCCAATCTTTTATTTAGGGGGCAGTAAGATCCATAGAgaagtgggtgggagggaggcagatcCTCAGTGTCCCTGGGCACTAGCCCAAGGCTAGCTGCCAGCTATAGCAACAAGGCCAGGGTCAGGGGTGAGAGGAAAATGTTCTTCCCTAGAAGGAGCTATAGGTGAATGGGGATCCGCTGGGCCTGGGAAGCTGGGAGCTGTGTCAGTCCTCTCTCTGATTCAGGTGTGATTGCTGGGTCCCCTGCACCCCCAGAGCTGATCCGAACCATCATTGACAAGCTAAACATGAAGGATCTGGTGGTGAGTGGAAGGAAGCCGGGCTGGGGccgtgggcagggggcaggccagGCCGGGGTGAGAACAGACTGGTGGGTGTGCGATGAGCTCAGGCTGGAGATCTCCACAGAAGACCGTCTCGGCTGGCCCTCGTTCCAGAAAGCAGATGTGAGAAAATGcagtctgcccctccccccattagCAGCTTGGCGAGCCATAGAAATAGGTGACAAGAGAGTAAatattacacatacatacatacatttatatttatgaaaaattgggaaagaagTGCAGCACAGTAGGGTATGCGGCAAAGCACCAGTGTCCTGCTAGAGTGTCCTGGCAGGCggcgggaggggaggagggtgtcaGACTTGGGGTATGGGCTCAAGACCCTTTCTGGAAGCAAGGGGTGGGGCAAGGATCTGATGTTTGTTTCCAAATGGCAAGGTCTGGGGAGCAGAGGAAAGGAGGATTATGGAAGGGTGGCCATCCTGATGGCCACCCTGTTCTGGTTCTGAAGGACTTGAGGTCTTGGCAATAGCTTCTCTGAGAGGAGCCGTGGCGGTGGGGCCAGGGGTGATGGAGCTCTCACCATCAGGTGGAGCTGGGTCTGTGCCAGAGTGCCTGTGTCCCCCTGCCAGGACATGTCTAGAAGTGGACAGCTCTGTGCGCCAGCAGAGGCTGTGAGGAGAAGGTGGGGGTCAGAGGTGGGAAGGTCAGTAGTTTCTCCGGCGGAAGGCAGAGGCCGGTCACCAGGACCAGCTGGGTCAGGACCTGTGGAGAGGCAAGGTTCGGTGTCAGGATTCCAACGACCCAGACGAGGCTTGCAGAGAAGTATGGGAGTCCCCAGCAGTGTCCATTACCACTTTAAAGGGGAGCCCtggccctccctggccctccctgtGCAGATGGAGGATCTGTACGCCCGTCTGTGGGGACACGGTATCCTGAGACACCCTCCTCCCTTGCCAGAATCTCcagagaggggagtgggggacCCGCCCCCCACCTGTTTAGTGGCGGCCGGCTTTCTTGGACCTCTTGGTGGGGAACTTGCAGCTGCGAAAGGCATCTGTGTCCCGGATATGCTGGCCTTTGAACTTGGCGGG
Protein-coding regions in this window:
- the ACSF2 gene encoding medium-chain acyl-CoA ligase ACSF2, mitochondrial; its protein translation is MDASKLGLRPSTPLYEINKLLAEATLPASPPARLAPPRLTLKVSSGPGRAQRALAIYVGMLRLGRLCAGTPGALGARTVLARGWQEARLQGVRPFSSGEADHTVLLPTGGLSYIQGPTRHSLIHKTVGQCLEATAQRMPDIEALVIPQENIRVTFAQLQEEVDKAASGLLSIGLCKGDRLGMWGPNSYAWVLLQLATARAGIILVSVNPAYQAMELEYALKKVGCKALAFPKQFKTQQYYNILKQICPELEKAQPGSLKSQRLPELTTVISVDDPLPGTLLLDEVVETGSKEQHLAQLRYTQQFLSCHDPINIQFTSGTTGNPKGATLSHYNIVNNSNLIGDRLKMHLKPPEEKRMILPSPLYHCLGSVGGTMVSVMYGTTLILSSPTFNGKKALEAISKERGSFLYGTPTMFVDILNQPDFSSYDISTIRGGVIAGSPAPPELIRTIIDKLNMKDLVVAYGTTENSPVTFMNFEEDTVEQKAETVGRILPHTEAQIVNMKTGNLVELNTPGELFIRGYCVMLGYWGEPEKTKEAIGPDKWYRTGDIAAIDKQGFCKIVGRSKDMIIRGGENIYPAELEDFFHKHPQVLEVQVVGVKDARMGEEICACIRLKKGEKTTEEEIKAFCKGKISHFKIPRYIVFVTDYPLTVSGKIQKFKLREQMEQHLNL